A window from Dunckerocampus dactyliophorus isolate RoL2022-P2 chromosome 15, RoL_Ddac_1.1, whole genome shotgun sequence encodes these proteins:
- the LOC129168481 gene encoding uncharacterized protein LOC129168481 has protein sequence MNNTFQVQGMIDSGSMACTLSEQAELKMLGENVLSRPIPLTQEVVLMGCGGTLTKPKCMYEVQMKLYGETCIVPVLVVPGQRDDLIIGTNVIRFLMHQLKASSDYWRLVSSGSLLPECEQFLDLMANSSRWRGGELPSRIGTVKLQQSVILLARQEHLIWGKLPAHVPMSAGSTVIVEPTSSKSMPRNIMVGRIITPLWGDRWIPMRVTNMSDKPITLRRNKKVADVFPCLAVEDFEVFQGTSQPEEVKQQKKPADATSTDLKQRLQQVGLTEINIDECHAGPHWKEKLVELLENYNDIFSKHALDCGEAKGFVHRIRLTDERPFRLPYRRVPPAHYQKLRQVLSEMEEQEIIRKTVAQRADSERRTPFATPIGLSGSVRWKHLLQHDGLDFRFL, from the exons ATGAACAACACATTTCAGGTGCAAGGAATGATTGATTCAGGTTCCATGGCATGCACCCTCAGTGAGCAAGCAGAGTTGAAGATGTTGGGTGAAAATGTTCTCTCGAGACCAATTCCTTTAACTCAGGAGGTTGTGCTCATGGGATGTGGAGGGACTTTAACCAAGCCTAAATGCATGTATGAGGTCCAGATGAAACTGTATGGAGAGACTTGCATTGTACCCGTACTTGTAGTCCCTGGCCAACGTGATGATTTGATTATAGGCACTAACGTCATTAGGTTCCTCATGCATCAGTTGAAAGCGAGCAGTGACTATTGGCGTCTTGTCTCCAGTGGCAGTCTACTTCCGGAGTGTGAACAGTTTCTCGACCTGATGGCAAATTCATCCCGGTGGAGAGGTGGTGAGCTCCCAAGCAGAATTGGTACTGTTAAGCTCCAACAGTCAGTCATCCTGCTGGCACGACAAGAACACTTGATCTGGGGTAAACTGCCAGCTCATGTCCCCATGTCAGCAGGTAGCACGGTAATTGTTGAGCCCACTTCATCCAAGTCCATGCCTCGCAACATCATGGTTGGTCGAATAATCACACCATTGTGGGGTGATAGGTGGATTCCCATGAGAGTTACCAACATGTCAGACAAACCCATTACATTGAGAAGGAACAAAAAGGTGGCTGATGTATTTCCATGTTTGGCTGTGGAGGATTTTGAAGTTTTTCAGGGTACCAGCCAACCTGAGGAagtcaaacagcaaaaaaagcctGCTGATGCCACGTCTACAGACCTCAAGCAGCGACTACAACAGGTTGGCCTCACGGAAATTAACATTGATGAATGCCATGCTGGCCCCCATTGGAAAGAGAAATTAGTGGAGCTACTTGAAAACTATAATGACATTTTCTCCAAACATGCGCTGGACTGTGGAGAGGCAAAAGGCTTCGTCCACCGCATCCGCCTCACGGATGAAAGACCATTCCGCCTCCCCTACCGGCGAGTTCCACCAGCCCATTACCAGAAGCTGCGTCAGGTTTTGTCTGAAATGGAAGAGCAGGAGATAATCAGAAAAACA GTGGCTCAACGCGCGGACTCTGAAAGACGCACACCCTTTGCCACACCAATCGGACTGTCTGGCAGCGTTAGGTGGAAACACCTACTTCAGCACGATGGACTTGACTTCAGGTTTCTATAA